The sequence below is a genomic window from Clostridium putrefaciens.
ACAAGCTAGAAATAACGGAAGAGCCTTAGCTAAATTATCTTTAGAATTTAATAAGGATAGTGGAAAGTTATCTAAGGTTATGAATAGTGTAGAAGATTTATATTTAAGAAAAGATTTAGTTGAAGATCCAGAAGTTAAAAAAATGTATGATGGATATAATAAAGAATTAGAACCAATTTTAAATGAAGAAATAGCCACTTTAGATACAGACTTAACACATAATAGAGACGACGGACTGTCAGTACTTGGCCAGTTTACAACAAAGCTTATGGCTGAAGCTGCAGGAGTTCAAATAGGGATAACTAATGGTGGAGGAATAAGAACACCTATAGATAAAGGTAATATAACTATGGGTAAGATGTATGAAGTATTCCCCTTTGATAATACACTTGTAACTATGAAGCTTAAAGGTTCAGATCTTAAAAAGGCAATAGAACATGGTATAATGCCTGAAGGATTTGGTTGGGGACAATTTTACGGTATAAAAGTATATTATGATAAGGATGCAAAGGCTGGAGAGCGGGTTACATCTATGAGATTATTAGATGGTACCCCAATAGATATGGTAAAATACTATACAGTAGTTACTAATGACTTTATGATGGATAAAGGTGATAATTATGACTTTTCAAATGCTATTGATGTAGTGGATACTGGAGAGCCCATAAGAGATTCTATGGTTAAGATAATAAAATCTATGGGACATGTATCTTTTAAATATGAAGATCATTTAATAGCAGGAGAAGATGCTACTATAGATGAACCAAAGGGTAATCAAGGACAAAATCCAAAAGAAGACTTAGATAAGCCTGAAAGTGGAACGATTATAGCAGATAAAGATTCAAAAATAGCAATTAATAAAATAAATTTACCAAAGACAGGTTCAATAGTAGGGGTATCACAACTAATAACATTAGGATCACTTATTGTATTAGTTGGAATATATTTATTCTTAAATGATAAATATAAAAAGAAAAAAGAAGATGTAGCATAATAATTTTAACTGGGAAAATAAGTATCTTAATTAATTAAGGTACTTATTTTTTATTATAAATATAAATTAGCAATAACTTTTATTTATCCAACATAAACTTACTAAAAGAAAAGTATAAATAGTATAGGGGTGATAAAATGTTTATTGTTATAAAGAAAAAACAAATAATTGTGGGACTGATAATCATTATAATCTGCATTATTTCTATCTTTGGAATAATTTATCTTAAGGGTAAAAATACTTTTAATGAAACCTACACTAATTATGTTGCTATTAGTGTAGATGATATTGGATGCAAGGGAAGGGACTTAAGTCCCTTCCATATATCTATTTAATTATTAATATTTTTAATGTATATACCATTTTTACGATATCCTTTTTTCTTACCCAATAGTTTGTAACAAATCTCATATCACAATCTTCAGGAGGTTTTATTTTTATTCCATTTTCATGGTCAAATTTAAGATTTCCAATCATATCATTTAAGGCTACAATGGAAGCTACAGCTAAAAATCCTTACTGTCTAAGACCACCACCCATAAGTTGTCTATTCTTCCTAGACTTATTTATAAAATCCTTATTTCAAGGTAAGATTGAACCCACAGGAGCACATAGTCCTTTTAAGAAACAAATATTAGAACGTGACAGTAATTAGTTCTTTCGTTTGGGTCTTTTTTAAATTAGTTATGTGTTGTATATCACATTATGTGACATAATATTAAAAACTTATGAATATTTTAATGAATTATTGTAAAAGTTCAATTATAATTTATATGTGGGATTTAAATTAAGGGGGATTTGTAATGCAAAATAAAAAGGTATATCATGGCTTAGCCATATTACTTATGTTTATATGGGGACTATCCTATTTAAGCATTAAGGTAGTAGTTTCAGAAATTGAGCCTACACTTGTGGCATTTTATAGATTCTTAATAGCATCTATAATTTTATATACTATAATGAAATTAAAGTATCCAGAGGAAAAGGTATTAAAAGAAGATAAGTTAAAAATGATGATTGGAGGATTCTTTGGAGTAGCATTATATTTCTTTTTTGAAAATTATGCTGTATCATTTACGTCTGCTTCAAATGTATCAATACTTATATCATCAATACCAATATTTACATTATTATCACAAAGAATAATATTTAAAGAAAAGCTTACTACATTTAAAATATTAGGAGCTACTTTAAGTGTTATAGGAATAATAATAGTTGTTTCAAGTAAAGACAAGGTTAATTTATTTTCTTCAGGAACATTAGGGGATTTAATGGCTCTTGGAGCTGCTATAAGTTGGGTTATATATAATATAGTAACTAGTAAGTTTAAAGGTGAATATAAGAGTATAACTATAAGTGCTTATCAGACTATATTTGGAACAATTTTTCTAAGTCCTGCTTTACTAATATCAAAACCAACCATGCCTTCAAATTTAGCTATTATCAATATACTTTACCTTTCTATAGCATGTTCCGTTGCAGGATATATAATATATATATTTTGTTTAAAGAAACTAGGGCCAACGGTTATAACTACATATATCAATTTACAACCAATAATAAGTTTATCAGCATCAGCACTTATATTAAAAGAGAGTGTTGCTTTTATACAGGTAATAGGGAGTATAATTATAATTACAGGAGTATTCCTGGTTAATTTTGAGGATAAGTTTAGTAAAAAGACGTTTGAAAAGTCTATATAAAATAAAAAAAATATACTTCTAATATTAGAAGTATATTTTTTTATTAGTATTTCTTTTTAATTTTGACTTAAAAAACAATACAAGAACTGTTATTATTATTATAGAAATTAAGGTTCCGATATAAAGAAGTAAATTAGCCTTTATTAAATCGGATGTTGAGACCTTAGGATATAATGCATATTTTTTTGAAACTAAAGGTTCTTTTAATGTTAGTTTAGCAGCACTGAGATTCTTGTTCAATTTCCAAGGATTAAGTCCTACTGTATTAATATCTTTTTTAATAGACTGCGTATTTATAGGATTTTCATAATACTCAATATCTTCCTTTAAAGTTAAAGGAACATCTATGGTCTTAGAAGGACCAAAAATCCCAAAGGATTTATATTGTATTGGCAAAGTTTCAATAATGTCACCTTTACTAATAAGAGTAGTTTTTTTTGCACTATAGCTAGCATCTATAATCTTTTCAGTATCATTGAATATAGCTAAATCTTCACTATCAAATATAGATTTTAAAACTACAGATACAAGTCTTCTTCCATCTCTTTCATATATTGAAACAAAACACTTGCCAGCTTCAGAAGTATAACCGGTCTTTCCACCTATGTTACCTTTTTGTCCTAAAAACTTATTTCTATTTTCTACTAAAAATTTATCTTTATTAGGGAGTTCTATAGAATCCTTTTTTATAGATAAGGTTTCTCTAACCCACGAATTATCATAAGATTTTTTACCTAATATGGCTATGTCTAAGGCGGTACTATAGTGATTTTCATCATGTAAACCATTTGCAGTTACAAAATTTGTGCTTTTCATTCCGAATTCTTTAGCTTTTTCATTCATCATTTCAATAAATATATCAGAATCAGTAGCTACATTATCTGCTATTATATAAGCAGAATCATTAGCAGAATATAATAAAAGTGCCTTCATAACATCGTTAGATGTCATAGTTGAACCTACATCAATAGGCTTTACACTAGCGTTTAAAGAATAAGCTGGTTGCTTTTTAGCACTTTTAGTATAGGTTAAAACATCCTCCTTGCTTTTGTTTTCAGCAAGTAATATAGCTGTCATAAGTTTTGTTGTACTTGCAGGATACATTTTATCCTCTGAATTAAGATCGAGTATGACTTCCATAGTATCCATGTCAACAACTACAGCAGATTTGGCATAAATCTTTGGAACTTGTACAGCATCAGCTTTAGCAGAAATCATAGGTGAAAATAAACTTAATGATAATGCAAAAACCATACTTTTTACTAAAGTAATCTTTTTCATGAAATTTCTCCTTTTTAACTTTAATTATCTTCAAATATTATTAATATTTTGAGATTATAGTTATAGAACTTTTATTTTTAAATATCATTTACGTATTACAATGTTATTTAAAATAATATTATATAATTTAAGATAATATTATATAATTTAATATGAGCGTCTAAAACCTTCATCAGTATAACATTTTTAAAAAAATAAAACAACCATAATAGAGGTGGTACCAGGGCAATTGCATCCTTATATTGTAATGAGCTAAAGTTTAATCATATTTTGGTAGTATAAGGATATTGTTGCACTTGAAAATATAGAAGTTTAATATAACGTTTACTTAAGATATTAGAACTGTAATAACTTTATGAAAACGATGTTTCTATTGGATTGAAGTTAAAACCTTTCTTAAATAATCATTATCCCAACCGGATTTGAGTCTTTTAGCTTTTACACCAATCTTTACTGATTTTTCATTTTTTAATAAGTTTAAAGCTATATGCCTTAAGATGGCAAAGTTTTCAGCTGCATTTTCAATTCTTATTCTGCTATCATCTTCTCTAAAAGCAATATCTAAAATCCAATGTAAGCTATTCTCTATTCCCCAATGTTTTCTAATGGCATCAGCAACCTTTTCAACATTTTCTGTTAAGCTCGAAATATAATACCTTCTTTCTTTAGATGTTTTATCGCCTATGGTTCTTTCAGATTCAACCATAATTATACTATTTAGGTTTTTCCACTCTGACTTCTGTGAAAGCCAGTTTAAATCGTTAATTAAGTAATGTTTACGTGTTTCAATTCTGCCATGATCTTTGTTAGTAGTCTTGAAAAAACTATATTCAACATCAGCAAATTTATTCTTAGATTCTTCTTCAAAAAAGTATTTTATATCGTTGGAAAAGTTTTTATGATTACCTTTTAAAGCTAAAACATAATCTCCGCCCTTTTTGATTATTTTTTTAGCTATATTTTTTTGAGTACCCATAGCATCAATTGTTACTATAGATTTATTTATATCTATCTTATCTAATAATTCTGGAATTGCTGTTATTTCATTTGATTTATCATTAACCTTTATCTGACCTAAAACTAAACCTAACTGATTTGACCATGCACTTACCATATGAATAGCTGATTTATTGTTACTTGTATCAAAGGAATGCCTAACTGTCTTGCCATCTATGGCAATTACGTCACCAGTAACTTTATCAGAAATATCTTTGATCCACTTAATAAACGCTTCCTGAAATTCTTTTGGATTAATAATAGAAAATACTCTTCCAAAAGTATCATGGGATGGTATCCCATGATTAAGCTCTAAGAATGTTGAAAACCACTCTTGTTTTGATGTGCCATATTGAGCTATATCTGTCCATGTATCGGCTCCGCATATTATTGCACAAGTTGCTATTGTTAGTATATCAATAAGCTTATGTTTTGAATTATTATCTCTTGGGTCTGAAATGCTTATAAAAGAATTTGAAAGTTCGTGATACATAATTATAAAAATCCCCTTTACATTAGTAATATTATTAAATAAATTCTACTATGTAAAGGGATTTAACTCAAGTTTTTAAATGCAATTGCCCTGAGGTGGTACAATGAGTATACAAGATATAAAAAGTGTATTTAATAAAAGAAAAGCTGGTATAATGGGTGACTTTAAGAAAAGCTCTGTAATGATTTTATTAGAAAATACAAATGGAGTAACCTATATAATATTTGAAGTTAGAGCATTAACATTAAGACATCAACCAGGAGATGTGTGTCTTCCAGGCGGAAAGATCGAAAAAGGTGAATCACCAAAAGAAGCTGCTATAAGAGAAACTATGGAGGAATTAAATCTAATAAGAAAAGACATAGAATACATAGGAGAAATGGATTACTTTATAACTCCTTATGGAAGCATTATGTATACCTTTGTAGGTGAGTTTATAGGTAATAAGGATATAATTCCAAGTCCTTATGAAGTAGATCATATATTTAAGGTGCCACTAGAATTCTTCTTAGAGGAAGAACCAATTTTTTATGAAATGGAGATAGGGCCTAAAAGTACAGAGGGATTTCCTTTTGAATTAATAAATAAGGGAGAAAGTTATAATTTTTCTAAGGGGATATTATCACAGTACTTTTATAAGTATGAAAACCATGTTATATGGGGATTTACTGCTAGGATAGTAAAAGGGTTTGTAGATATTATAAAGAAAGATTATAAGTAATAAATATTGACATGAGGGGTTAGTAAATTTATAAATACTTTTTGAAGATTTAAATAAAAGCTTAATAAAAGACTGTTAGTATTATAACGTTTACCCATCTACTTTAAGATTTAACATAAAAAATATTAATTTATAGGGATTTTTAGAAGAAAATATTCATATATTTTAATAGATGTAATTAAAGAAGGGAGTAAATATAATGGAAGAAAAAAAAGGTCTATCTAGTACAGCTTATGGAGGTGTTAAAGGAGAAGATTATATACCTTATATTTCTGTAAAAGATGCATTCTCTGAAATAACTGTTATATCTATAGTTTTTGGGTGTATAGTTGCTATTATTTTTGGTGCCGCTAATACTTATCTTGGTCTAAAGGTAGGGATGACTATAGCAGCTGGTATTCCTTCAGCTATTATAGCAACATCAATATTAAAAGGAATATTTAAAAAGAATAATATATTAGAAACAAATATTATTCAATCTATGGCATGTATGGGAGAGTCCCTTGCGGGAGGATTAATTTTTATTATTCCTGCGGTTATAGTATTAGGTAACGAATTAAAATTAACGACTATTATTTTAGTTGCTATATTAGGAGGATTACTTGGGATTTTATTTGTTATTCCAATTAGAAAATATTTAATTGTTGAAGAACATGGAAATCTTATATATCCTGAATCTATGGCTACTGCTGAAGTTCTTGTAAACAGTAGTGCAGGTGGAAGTGGCTTTAAAAACATGATGACAGGACTTTTAGGTGGGGGTATATATAAGTTCTTCTCTGGTGCATTTCAATTGTGGGGAGAATCTCCAGTATGGATTATAAAGCCATTTCATGGAACGATGTTTGGAATAGATGCTATGGCATCCCTAGTTGGTGTTGGTTATATTGTTGGAATACAAATAGCTACCTATATGTTTGCAGGAGCTTTAGTTGCTAATTTCACATTAGTACCATTAATAAAATACTTTGGAGATAGTATAAATACTGTAATATTTCCATCAGTAAAATTAATTTCTGAAATGACAGCAAAAGAAATTTCAACTTCCTATGTAAAGTATATAGGTGCAGGGGCAGTAGCGGCTGGTGGACTTATAAGTATAATAAAATCTATGCCAACTATAGTAAGATCTTTTAAAACAGCTTTATCAGGTATGAAATCTAATGCGAATATGTCAAAAGATGAGGACTTACCAATAACATGGGTTATAGGTGGTTCTGTATTAGTATTTGTTGCATCTTGGATTATGCCAAAGACAGTTGGAACAGGCTGGCTTGGTGCTATACTTGGAATTATATGTTCATTCTTTTTTGCAGTAGTTTCTGCTAGAATAGTAGGACTTATAGGTACTTCAAATAATCCTATATCAGGTATGACTATTGCATCTTTATTGTTTATAACAGGAATATTAAAGGCTACAGGGAAAGTTGGAGATGCAGGTATGTTAGCAGCAATAATAACAGCATCTATAGTTTGTGTAGCTGCAGCTGTAGCGGGTGGATCAGCACAAAGCTTGAAAACTACATTTATTATAGGAGGAACGCCTAAAAAGGTTGAAATTAGTATGTTCATAGCTATAGTTGCATCATCTGTCGTTATAGGAGCTGTAATACTTATGCTAAGTAATGTTTATGGCTTAGGATCAACAGCTGTACCAGCTCCTCAAGCTAATATGATGGCTATGATTGTGCAAGGTGTTATGAGTGGAGAATTACCGTGGACACTTGTTATAGCTGGAATGACTCTTGCATTTATGTGTGAACTTATGGGAATACCAGTGCTTCCTTTCGCATTAGGATTATATTTACCAATAAACCTAAGTGCAGGTGTATTAATAGGTGGTATTTTAAGAGTACTTGTAGAAAAGAAATATAAGAAAAATGAAAATCAACTTAAGATTC
It includes:
- a CDS encoding DMT family transporter, yielding MQNKKVYHGLAILLMFIWGLSYLSIKVVVSEIEPTLVAFYRFLIASIILYTIMKLKYPEEKVLKEDKLKMMIGGFFGVALYFFFENYAVSFTSASNVSILISSIPIFTLLSQRIIFKEKLTTFKILGATLSVIGIIIVVSSKDKVNLFSSGTLGDLMALGAAISWVIYNIVTSKFKGEYKSITISAYQTIFGTIFLSPALLISKPTMPSNLAIINILYLSIACSVAGYIIYIFCLKKLGPTVITTYINLQPIISLSASALILKESVAFIQVIGSIIIITGVFLVNFEDKFSKKTFEKSI
- a CDS encoding D-alanyl-D-alanine carboxypeptidase family protein codes for the protein MKKITLVKSMVFALSLSLFSPMISAKADAVQVPKIYAKSAVVVDMDTMEVILDLNSEDKMYPASTTKLMTAILLAENKSKEDVLTYTKSAKKQPAYSLNASVKPIDVGSTMTSNDVMKALLLYSANDSAYIIADNVATDSDIFIEMMNEKAKEFGMKSTNFVTANGLHDENHYSTALDIAILGKKSYDNSWVRETLSIKKDSIELPNKDKFLVENRNKFLGQKGNIGGKTGYTSEAGKCFVSIYERDGRRLVSVVLKSIFDSEDLAIFNDTEKIIDASYSAKKTTLISKGDIIETLPIQYKSFGIFGPSKTIDVPLTLKEDIEYYENPINTQSIKKDINTVGLNPWKLNKNLSAAKLTLKEPLVSKKYALYPKVSTSDLIKANLLLYIGTLISIIIITVLVLFFKSKLKRNTNKKIYF
- a CDS encoding ISAs1 family transposase, with amino-acid sequence MYHELSNSFISISDPRDNNSKHKLIDILTIATCAIICGADTWTDIAQYGTSKQEWFSTFLELNHGIPSHDTFGRVFSIINPKEFQEAFIKWIKDISDKVTGDVIAIDGKTVRHSFDTSNNKSAIHMVSAWSNQLGLVLGQIKVNDKSNEITAIPELLDKIDINKSIVTIDAMGTQKNIAKKIIKKGGDYVLALKGNHKNFSNDIKYFFEEESKNKFADVEYSFFKTTNKDHGRIETRKHYLINDLNWLSQKSEWKNLNSIIMVESERTIGDKTSKERRYYISSLTENVEKVADAIRKHWGIENSLHWILDIAFREDDSRIRIENAAENFAILRHIALNLLKNEKSVKIGVKAKRLKSGWDNDYLRKVLTSIQ
- a CDS encoding NUDIX hydrolase, with the protein product MSIQDIKSVFNKRKAGIMGDFKKSSVMILLENTNGVTYIIFEVRALTLRHQPGDVCLPGGKIEKGESPKEAAIRETMEELNLIRKDIEYIGEMDYFITPYGSIMYTFVGEFIGNKDIIPSPYEVDHIFKVPLEFFLEEEPIFYEMEIGPKSTEGFPFELINKGESYNFSKGILSQYFYKYENHVIWGFTARIVKGFVDIIKKDYK
- a CDS encoding OPT family oligopeptide transporter, with the translated sequence MEEKKGLSSTAYGGVKGEDYIPYISVKDAFSEITVISIVFGCIVAIIFGAANTYLGLKVGMTIAAGIPSAIIATSILKGIFKKNNILETNIIQSMACMGESLAGGLIFIIPAVIVLGNELKLTTIILVAILGGLLGILFVIPIRKYLIVEEHGNLIYPESMATAEVLVNSSAGGSGFKNMMTGLLGGGIYKFFSGAFQLWGESPVWIIKPFHGTMFGIDAMASLVGVGYIVGIQIATYMFAGALVANFTLVPLIKYFGDSINTVIFPSVKLISEMTAKEISTSYVKYIGAGAVAAGGLISIIKSMPTIVRSFKTALSGMKSNANMSKDEDLPITWVIGGSVLVFVASWIMPKTVGTGWLGAILGIICSFFFAVVSARIVGLIGTSNNPISGMTIASLLFITGILKATGKVGDAGMLAAIITASIVCVAAAVAGGSAQSLKTTFIIGGTPKKVEISMFIAIVASSVVIGAVILMLSNVYGLGSTAVPAPQANMMAMIVQGVMSGELPWTLVIAGMTLAFMCELMGIPVLPFALGLYLPINLSAGVLIGGILRVLVEKKYKKNENQLKIQNEKGILTASGLVAGDALVGIIIAIFAALKLDSALAIGPKIIPNLAGSNWTSAAVLFIFATLFYRHTVKVDNN